One part of the Rutidosis leptorrhynchoides isolate AG116_Rl617_1_P2 chromosome 1, CSIRO_AGI_Rlap_v1, whole genome shotgun sequence genome encodes these proteins:
- the LOC139883386 gene encoding transcription factor bHLH68-like: MNRGNVLQSSPVQQMLAGGPSGWWNMMATPKPPSSSPPPPQSPFFATSAQPHLFPHQFAPPPPPSLSQWHDNQEFPDSLSQLLMSGLVGEDKSALAHMQQTKKLENWEQQLLHDHQQHHNSSNVNFLLETSVKQENSRNFGPSYSQSEFHGVKPNNWSSQMIPVSSPNSCISSLSNNILDFSTTISNKLDGKRPRQDQSSECNSTATGGVSKKAKIQPSSNQTTFKVRKEKLGDRITALHQLVSPFGKTDTASVLLEAIGYIRFLQSQIEALSLPYLSNGSGNMRNHQQSVQQGERNCLFPEDPGQLLNDSSMKRKGSALDQDFHEEPPKKDLRSRGLCLVPVSCTMHVGSDNGADYWAPTLNGGFR; this comes from the exons ATGAATAGAGGAAATGTGTTACAAAGTTCACCCGTGCAACAAATGCTAGCCGGCGGCCCAAGCGGTTGGTGGAACATGATGGCTACCCCTAAGCCGCCTTCTTCCTCACCACCTCCTCCTCAATCACCATTCTTCGCCACGTCGGCACAACCACACCTCTTTCCTCACCAATttgcaccaccaccaccaccttcactATCTCAATGGCATGATAATCAAGAGTTTCCCGATTCTTTAAGCCAATTACTCAT GAGTGGATTAGTGGGAGAAGACAAGTCAGCTTTAGCTCATATGCAACAAACTAAGAAATTAGAGAACTGGGAACAACAGCTTTTACATGATCATCAACAACATCACAACTCTTCAAATGTAAATTTCTTGTTAGAAACTTCTGTCAAGCAAGAGAACTCACGTAATTTCGGGCCATCTTACAGTCAAAGCGAATTTCATGGCGTAAAACCAAACAATTGGTCTAGTCAAATGATCCCAGTTTCGTCACCTAATTCTTGCATCTCAAGTTTGAGCAACAATATACTTGATTTCTCTACCACAATTAGTAACAAATTAGATGGAAAACGCCCTCGACAAGATCAATCATCTGAG TGTAATAGCACTGCAACTGGTGGGGTATCTAAGAAGGCAAAGATTCAACCTTCTTCAAATCAAACTACCTTCAAG GTGAGGAAAGAAAAATTAGGGGACAGAATAACAGCACTTCACCAGCTTGTTTCTCCCTTTGGAAAG ACTGACACAGCTTCTGTACTGTTAGAAGCTATTGGTTACATAAGATTCCTACAGAGTCAAATTGAG GCCCTCAGCTTACCATACTTGAGCAATGGATCAGGAAACATGAGAAACCACCAACAATCA gTTCAACAAGGGGAGAGGAATTGTTTATTTCCTGAAGATCCTGGTCAG CTTCTGAATGATAGCAGCATGAAGAGGAAAGGGTCTGCTCTTGATCAG GATTTTCATGAAGAGCCACCAAAGAAGGATTTGAGGAGTAGAGGATTGTGTCTAGTACCGGTTTCATGTACAATGCATGTAGGGAGCGACAATGGGGCGGATTATTGGGCTCCCACTCTAAATGgagggtttcgatga